Proteins encoded in a region of the Benincasa hispida cultivar B227 chromosome 2, ASM972705v1, whole genome shotgun sequence genome:
- the LOC120071286 gene encoding putative pentatricopeptide repeat-containing protein At1g56570 isoform X1, with product MSVNKLASSTHFHPIPLMVRNSLQWISNSTLQSNLSFTPKGPSIWATNLIKSYFEKGLTKEACNLFDEMPERDVVAWTAMIVGFTSCNHYPQAWSVFCEMLRSEIQPNAFTMSSVLKACKGMKALSCGALAHSLVIKNGIDRSMYVQNALLDMYAASCATMDDALTVFNDIPLKTAVSWTTLIAGLTHRVDGYSGLQAFRQMLLEDVEPNSFSFSIAVRACASIRSYSCGKQIHAAVTKYGLHCDVPVMNSILDMYCRCNYLCDAKRCFCEMTHKNLITWNTLIAGYERSDSSESLSLFLQMGSEGYEPNCFTFTSITAACANLAVLSCGQQVHSGIVRRGFDKNVALINALIDMYAKCGNINDSHKLFCDMPERDLVSWTTMMIGYGAHGYGKEAVKLFDEMVQSGIQPDRIVFMAVLSGCSHAGLLDKGLGYFRSMLEVYNLNPDQEIYGCVVDLLGRAGRVEEAFQLVESMPFEPDESVWGALLGACKAYELSNLGNLAAQRVLDTKPNMAGTYLLLSNIYAAEGKWGEFAKMRKLMKGMVNRKEAGKSWIEIRNEVYSFVVGDKTGPHIEWVHKVIELLIWHMKDGDVTDLDYIVEYLEGT from the exons ATGAGTGTTAACAAACTGGCATCCTCCACTCATTTCCACCCAATTCCATTGATGGTAAGAAACTCTCTTCAATGGATAAGCAACTCCACCTTACAATCAAACCTATCTTTCACACCAAAAGGACCATCCATTTGGGCCACAAATCTCATCAAATCATACTTCGAGAAAGGCTTAACCAAAGAAGCTTGTAACCTGTTTGATGAAATGCCTGAAAGAGATGTGGTCGCCTGGACTGCTATGATTGTTGGGTTTACCTCTTGCAATCACTACCCTCAAGCGTGGAGTGTGTTCTGTGAGATGTTGAGGAGTGAAATTCAGCCAAATGCCTTCACTATGTCTAGTGTTCTCAAGGCTTGCAAAGGCATGAAGGCTCTTTCATGTGGGGCTTTGGCTCATAGTCTTGTAATAAAGAATGGTATTGACAGGTCGATGTACGTGCAGAATGCTCTCTTGGACATGTATGCTGCTTCTTGTGCTACCATGGATGATGCATTGACTGTGTTTAATGATATACCTCTGAAGACTGCTGTATCATGGACTACTTTGATTGCAGGGTTGACTCACAGAGTTGATGGCTACAGTGGGCTTCAAGCTTTCAGGCAAATGTTACTG GAAGATGTTGAACCAAACTCATTCAGCTTTTCAATTGCGGTTAGAGCTTGTGCTTCAATCAGGTCGTATTCATGTGGAAAGCAAATACATGCAGCAGTCACCAAATATGGCCTCCATTGTGATGTTCCAGTAATGAATTCAATACTCGACATGTATTGCAGGTGTAATTATTTATGTGATGCAAAAAGATGCTTTTGTGAAATGACCCACAAGAACTTAATTACATGGAACACCTTGATAGCGGGATATGAAAGGTCAGATTCCAGTGAGTCTCTAAGTTTATTTTTACAAATGGGGTCTGAAGGCTATGAACCGAATTGCTTTACATTCACAAGTATTACAGCTGCTTGTGCCAATTTAGCGGTCTTAAGCTGTGGACAACAAGTTCATAGTGGAATTGTTCGTAGAGGATTTGACAAGAATGTAGCATTGATCAATGCACTTATCGACATGTACGCAAAGTGCGGAAACATAAATGATTCACACAAACTCTTCTGTGATATGCCTGAAAGAGATTTGGTTTCCTGGACTACCATGATGATTGGCTATGGGGCACATGGATATGGGAAAGAGGCCGTGAAGTTGTTCGATGAAATGGTTCAAAGTGGAATTCAACCTGATCGGATTGTATTCATGGCAGTCCTAAGTGGTTGCAGCCATGCTGGACTTTTGGACAAGGGACTAGGATATTTTAGATCTATGCTGGAGGTTTACAATCTAAACCCAGATCAAGAAATCTACGGGTGTGTGGTGGACTTGCTTGGCCGTGCTGGGAGAGTCGAGGAGGCTTTTCAACTTGTTGAGAGCATGCCATTTGAACCTGATGAGTCTGTTTGGGGTGCTCTTCTTGGAGCTTGTAAAGCGTATGAACTTTCCAATCTAGGGAATTTGGCAGCTCAAAGAGTATTGGATACAAAGCCAAACATGGCGGGGACTTACCTGCTGTTGTCCAATATATATGCAGCTGAAGGTAAATGGGGCGAGTTCGCCAAAATGAGGAAGCTGATGAAAGGGATGGTCAACAGGAAAGAAGCGGGTAAGAGTTGGATTGAAATCAGAAATGAAGTCTATAGTTTTGTGGTTGGAGATAAGACGGGCCCTCACATAGAGTGGGTGCACAAGGTTATCGAACTACTTATTTGGCATATGAAAGATGGGGATGTGACAGATTTGGATTACATAGTAGAATATCTAGAAGGGACTTAA
- the LOC120071286 gene encoding putative pentatricopeptide repeat-containing protein At1g56570 isoform X2: MSVNKLASSTHFHPIPLMVRNSLQWISNSTLQSNLSFTPKGPSIWATNLIKSYFEKGLTKEACNLFDEMPERDVVAWTAMIVGFTSCNHYPQAWSVFCEMLRSEIQPNAFTMSSVLKACKGMKALSCGALAHSLVIKNGIDRSMYVQNALLDMYAASCATMDDALTVFNDIPLKTAVSWTTLIAGLTHRVDGYSGLQAFRQMLLEDVEPNSFSFSIAVRACASIRCNYLCDAKRCFCEMTHKNLITWNTLIAGYERSDSSESLSLFLQMGSEGYEPNCFTFTSITAACANLAVLSCGQQVHSGIVRRGFDKNVALINALIDMYAKCGNINDSHKLFCDMPERDLVSWTTMMIGYGAHGYGKEAVKLFDEMVQSGIQPDRIVFMAVLSGCSHAGLLDKGLGYFRSMLEVYNLNPDQEIYGCVVDLLGRAGRVEEAFQLVESMPFEPDESVWGALLGACKAYELSNLGNLAAQRVLDTKPNMAGTYLLLSNIYAAEGKWGEFAKMRKLMKGMVNRKEAGKSWIEIRNEVYSFVVGDKTGPHIEWVHKVIELLIWHMKDGDVTDLDYIVEYLEGT, from the exons ATGAGTGTTAACAAACTGGCATCCTCCACTCATTTCCACCCAATTCCATTGATGGTAAGAAACTCTCTTCAATGGATAAGCAACTCCACCTTACAATCAAACCTATCTTTCACACCAAAAGGACCATCCATTTGGGCCACAAATCTCATCAAATCATACTTCGAGAAAGGCTTAACCAAAGAAGCTTGTAACCTGTTTGATGAAATGCCTGAAAGAGATGTGGTCGCCTGGACTGCTATGATTGTTGGGTTTACCTCTTGCAATCACTACCCTCAAGCGTGGAGTGTGTTCTGTGAGATGTTGAGGAGTGAAATTCAGCCAAATGCCTTCACTATGTCTAGTGTTCTCAAGGCTTGCAAAGGCATGAAGGCTCTTTCATGTGGGGCTTTGGCTCATAGTCTTGTAATAAAGAATGGTATTGACAGGTCGATGTACGTGCAGAATGCTCTCTTGGACATGTATGCTGCTTCTTGTGCTACCATGGATGATGCATTGACTGTGTTTAATGATATACCTCTGAAGACTGCTGTATCATGGACTACTTTGATTGCAGGGTTGACTCACAGAGTTGATGGCTACAGTGGGCTTCAAGCTTTCAGGCAAATGTTACTG GAAGATGTTGAACCAAACTCATTCAGCTTTTCAATTGCGGTTAGAGCTTGTGCTTCAATCAG GTGTAATTATTTATGTGATGCAAAAAGATGCTTTTGTGAAATGACCCACAAGAACTTAATTACATGGAACACCTTGATAGCGGGATATGAAAGGTCAGATTCCAGTGAGTCTCTAAGTTTATTTTTACAAATGGGGTCTGAAGGCTATGAACCGAATTGCTTTACATTCACAAGTATTACAGCTGCTTGTGCCAATTTAGCGGTCTTAAGCTGTGGACAACAAGTTCATAGTGGAATTGTTCGTAGAGGATTTGACAAGAATGTAGCATTGATCAATGCACTTATCGACATGTACGCAAAGTGCGGAAACATAAATGATTCACACAAACTCTTCTGTGATATGCCTGAAAGAGATTTGGTTTCCTGGACTACCATGATGATTGGCTATGGGGCACATGGATATGGGAAAGAGGCCGTGAAGTTGTTCGATGAAATGGTTCAAAGTGGAATTCAACCTGATCGGATTGTATTCATGGCAGTCCTAAGTGGTTGCAGCCATGCTGGACTTTTGGACAAGGGACTAGGATATTTTAGATCTATGCTGGAGGTTTACAATCTAAACCCAGATCAAGAAATCTACGGGTGTGTGGTGGACTTGCTTGGCCGTGCTGGGAGAGTCGAGGAGGCTTTTCAACTTGTTGAGAGCATGCCATTTGAACCTGATGAGTCTGTTTGGGGTGCTCTTCTTGGAGCTTGTAAAGCGTATGAACTTTCCAATCTAGGGAATTTGGCAGCTCAAAGAGTATTGGATACAAAGCCAAACATGGCGGGGACTTACCTGCTGTTGTCCAATATATATGCAGCTGAAGGTAAATGGGGCGAGTTCGCCAAAATGAGGAAGCTGATGAAAGGGATGGTCAACAGGAAAGAAGCGGGTAAGAGTTGGATTGAAATCAGAAATGAAGTCTATAGTTTTGTGGTTGGAGATAAGACGGGCCCTCACATAGAGTGGGTGCACAAGGTTATCGAACTACTTATTTGGCATATGAAAGATGGGGATGTGACAGATTTGGATTACATAGTAGAATATCTAGAAGGGACTTAA